The Faecalibaculum rodentium genome segment TCCTTTTGCGAAGTCCAGTGTCATGGCCGGACCTCGATGTTTCTTTCTTTCAGGTAGTCCTTCACGTCCTGGACCGTCAGTTCGTGGTAGTGAAAAAGACTGGCAGCCAAGGCGGCATCTGCCGCATCTTCTTCAAAGACTTCGGCGAAGTGCGCCAGGCTGCCGCACCCGCCGGAAGCAATCACCGGAACCGGGACGGCGTTTCGCACCGCTTTGCACAGTTCAATGTCGAAACCCTGTTTTGTGCCATCCGCATCCATGCTTGTGAGCAGGATCTCCCCGGCGCCCAGGGCCACGGCTTCCTGGACCCACTCCAGGACATCCTTGCCGGTGTCGATCCGGCCGCCGTTGATCACCGCATGCCAGGATCCGTCTTCCTGCTTTTTCGCATCCACCGCCAGGACGATGCACTGGTTGCCGAACATTTCGGCCCCCTGCCGGATCAGGTCCGGGTCGCGCAGGGCGGAGG includes the following:
- the hisF gene encoding imidazole glycerol phosphate synthase subunit HisF; this translates as MLSKRIIPCLDVRDGKVVKGINFVGIKEVGDPETLAREYYDQGADELVFLDITATHEGRDTMVNVVENVARQICIPFTVGGGIRTLEDMKRMLRAGADKVSLNSSALRDPDLIRQGAEMFGNQCIVLAVDAKKQEDGSWHAVINGGRIDTGKDVLEWVQEAVALGAGEILLTSMDADGTKQGFDIELCKAVRNAVPVPVIASGGCGSLAHFAEVFEEDAADAALAASLFHYHELTVQDVKDYLKERNIEVRP